One part of the Flavobacterium johnsoniae UW101 genome encodes these proteins:
- the queG gene encoding tRNA epoxyqueuosine(34) reductase QueG: MSINSKETYSKFIKEEAKRLGFISCGISKAGFLEQEAPRLEKWLNNNHNGQMAYMENHFDKRLDPTLLVDDAKSVVSLLLNYFPSESQNEESFKISKYAYGQDYHFVIKEKLKEFLHSIQENIGDVSGRAFVDSAPVLDKAWAAKSGLGWIGKNSNLITQRVGSFYFIAELILDLDLEYDHAVTDHCGSCTACIDACPTQAILAPYIVDGSKCISYYTIELKENLPNDMKGKFDEWMFGCDTCQDVCPWNRFSKPHSEPLFNPNPDLLSFSKKDWTEITEETFRVVFKNSPIKRTKFDGLKRNIKFLE; this comes from the coding sequence ATGAGTATTAATTCAAAAGAGACATATTCAAAATTTATAAAAGAAGAAGCCAAAAGATTGGGTTTTATTTCTTGCGGAATTTCCAAAGCAGGTTTTCTGGAACAAGAAGCGCCTCGGCTTGAAAAATGGTTAAACAATAACCATAATGGTCAAATGGCTTATATGGAAAATCATTTTGATAAACGTTTAGACCCGACTTTATTAGTAGATGATGCTAAAAGTGTAGTTTCACTTTTGCTGAATTATTTTCCATCTGAATCTCAAAATGAAGAAAGTTTCAAAATATCGAAATATGCCTATGGTCAGGATTATCATTTTGTTATCAAAGAAAAATTAAAAGAATTTTTACATTCGATACAAGAAAATATTGGTGATGTATCCGGTCGTGCCTTTGTCGACTCTGCACCAGTTTTAGATAAAGCATGGGCTGCCAAAAGCGGTTTAGGCTGGATTGGAAAAAACAGTAACCTAATAACCCAAAGGGTAGGTTCTTTTTACTTTATAGCAGAACTTATCCTTGATTTAGATTTAGAATATGATCATGCTGTAACAGATCATTGCGGTTCCTGCACTGCATGTATTGATGCTTGTCCTACACAAGCAATCCTTGCTCCTTATATTGTAGACGGCAGTAAATGTATTTCTTATTATACAATAGAACTTAAGGAAAATCTTCCGAATGATATGAAAGGAAAATTTGATGAGTGGATGTTTGGCTGTGATACTTGCCAGGATGTCTGCCCTTGGAATCGATTTTCTAAACCTCATTCAGAACCACTTTTTAACCCAAATCCGGATCTGCTGTCTTTCTCAAAAAAAGATTGGACAGAAATTACCGAGGAAACTTTTCGGGTAGTTTTTAAAAATTCTCCTATCAAAAGAACCAAATTTGACGGGCTCAAAAGAAACATTAAATTTTTAGAATAA
- the ruvB gene encoding Holliday junction branch migration DNA helicase RuvB — translation MNENLDPTTKGYNSEELDLEKRLRPLSFDDFAGQDQVLENLKVFVAAANQRGEALDHALFHGPPGLGKTTLANILANELEVGIKITSGPVLDKPGDLAGLLTNLDERDVLFIDEIHRLSPIVEEYLYSAMEDFKIDIMIESGPNARTVQINLNPFTLIGATTRSGLLTAPMRARFGISSRLQYYSTELLTTIVERSAGILKMPIDLEAAIEIAGRSRGTPRIANALLRRVRDFAQIKGNGTIDLEISKYALKALNVDAHGLDEMDNKILLTIINKFKGGPVGLSTLATAVSESSETIEEVYEPFLIQEGFIMRTPRGREVTEKAYKHLGKINTNIQGGLF, via the coding sequence ATGAATGAAAATCTAGATCCTACAACTAAAGGATATAACTCAGAAGAATTAGATCTTGAAAAAAGATTACGTCCGCTGTCATTTGACGATTTTGCCGGACAAGATCAAGTTTTGGAAAATTTAAAAGTCTTTGTTGCCGCTGCTAACCAACGTGGAGAGGCACTTGATCATGCTTTGTTTCATGGACCTCCCGGACTTGGGAAAACGACTTTGGCAAATATTTTGGCAAATGAGCTGGAGGTTGGAATCAAAATTACTTCTGGACCTGTTTTAGATAAACCTGGAGATTTAGCCGGATTGTTAACCAATCTAGATGAAAGAGATGTTTTATTTATAGATGAAATTCATCGTTTGAGTCCAATTGTTGAAGAATACTTATACTCAGCAATGGAAGATTTTAAAATTGATATTATGATTGAATCTGGTCCAAATGCCAGAACCGTTCAAATCAATTTAAATCCATTTACATTAATAGGAGCGACAACTCGTTCCGGATTATTAACAGCTCCAATGCGGGCTCGTTTTGGAATTTCATCACGTTTACAATATTATTCTACCGAACTTTTAACCACAATTGTAGAAAGAAGTGCTGGAATATTAAAAATGCCAATTGATCTTGAAGCTGCAATTGAAATTGCTGGCCGAAGCAGAGGAACTCCTCGTATTGCAAATGCATTGTTGCGAAGAGTTAGAGATTTTGCTCAAATAAAAGGCAACGGTACGATTGATCTAGAGATTTCTAAATATGCATTGAAGGCATTGAATGTTGATGCTCATGGACTTGATGAAATGGATAATAAGATATTATTGACCATTATTAATAAGTTTAAAGGCGGGCCAGTTGGTCTTTCTACCTTGGCGACAGCAGTTTCTGAAAGCAGTGAAACTATTGAAGAAGTTTATGAACCTTTCTTGATTCAGGAAGGATTTATTATGCGTACACCCCGCGGGCGTGAAGTTACCGAGAAAGCATATAAACATTTAGGAAAGATAAACACAAATATACAAGGAGGTTTATTTTAA
- a CDS encoding cytochrome P450, giving the protein MSEKQKHTYPEKLSILRFFRDAEGVRRNPIPFHKKYFDKLGDSFSIRIGFSKYIILSRDNEIAQYILVKNQKNYHKSKFQSVYLSKYLGKGLLTSDGDFWLKQRRLIQPAFHKQKMNQLVDNMNAVIALELENLIEEKPIDLFPVMSNLAFNVVAKSLFQLSTAENKFQRIKFIIEEVQNFLIKEIRLPHKAWWFSLSGQVKKHLKLAEENNHIIQEIIEERKASGEEINDLLNMLLETRYEDTGESMSVEQLIDEIKVLFIAGHETTANALTFTLHLLGRNPEVQQKIFEEIIEIESQTDNVIEQLQKMTYTNAVLNESMRLYPPAWITDRQNLEDDSLAHFKIKKNTLIGVSFYELHRNPKYWKNPDEFIPERFLGDQKKESMQYFYPFGAGPRMCIGTGFAIYEMCLTIAQVVKKYIIKSNNDVIQFNPLITLKPVNVEVSFFKR; this is encoded by the coding sequence ATGTCTGAAAAACAAAAACATACTTATCCTGAAAAATTATCTATACTAAGATTTTTCAGAGATGCTGAAGGTGTTCGCAGAAATCCGATTCCTTTTCATAAAAAATATTTTGATAAATTGGGGGATTCTTTTTCTATTAGAATTGGTTTTTCAAAATATATAATCTTGTCGAGAGATAATGAAATTGCACAGTATATCTTAGTTAAGAATCAAAAAAATTACCATAAATCTAAATTTCAATCCGTATATCTATCCAAGTATTTAGGTAAGGGACTTTTAACGAGTGATGGTGATTTTTGGCTAAAACAAAGACGTTTGATTCAGCCGGCATTTCATAAACAAAAAATGAATCAGCTGGTTGATAATATGAATGCCGTTATTGCTTTAGAATTAGAGAATTTAATTGAAGAAAAGCCAATAGACCTCTTTCCCGTAATGAGTAACCTGGCATTTAATGTCGTAGCAAAATCTTTATTTCAGCTTTCGACTGCTGAGAATAAATTTCAACGTATTAAGTTTATTATAGAAGAAGTTCAAAATTTCTTAATTAAAGAAATTAGACTTCCGCATAAAGCATGGTGGTTTTCATTGAGTGGTCAAGTGAAGAAACATTTGAAGTTAGCTGAAGAAAACAACCATATTATTCAGGAAATCATAGAAGAAAGAAAAGCATCGGGAGAAGAAATAAATGATTTATTGAACATGCTTTTGGAGACCCGATATGAAGATACTGGAGAAAGCATGTCAGTTGAACAATTGATTGACGAAATTAAAGTTTTGTTTATTGCAGGGCATGAAACAACTGCTAATGCTTTGACTTTTACACTTCATCTTTTGGGTAGAAATCCTGAAGTTCAGCAAAAGATTTTTGAAGAAATAATCGAAATTGAATCTCAAACGGATAATGTTATTGAGCAGCTTCAAAAAATGACCTATACAAATGCTGTTTTGAACGAATCTATGCGTTTGTATCCGCCAGCATGGATTACTGACAGACAAAATCTTGAAGATGATTCTCTTGCTCATTTTAAAATAAAGAAAAACACCTTAATAGGAGTTTCTTTTTACGAACTGCATCGAAATCCTAAGTATTGGAAGAATCCGGATGAATTTATTCCGGAACGATTTCTTGGAGATCAAAAAAAGGAGTCAATGCAATATTTTTATCCATTTGGTGCTGGTCCAAGAATGTGTATTGGCACTGGATTTGCCATTTATGAAATGTGCTTGACTATAGCACAAGTTGTAAAAAAATATATCATTAAATCTAATAATGATGTAATTCAATTTAATCCGCTGATTACTCTAAAACCTGTTAATGTAGAAGTTTCATTTTTTAAAAGATGA